The following proteins come from a genomic window of Paenibacillus sp. CAA11:
- a CDS encoding RelA/SpoT family protein, whose amino-acid sequence MGIQRLLEKASAYIKEADLNRIREAYDFAEQAHHGQVRKSGEPYILHPLAVADIVVNMGMDVLSIIAALLHDVVEDTTVSLQEISDQFGPDCAMLVDGLTKLERIRFQSKEEQQNENYRKMFIAMAQDIRVIVIKLADRLHNMRTLKFQSEESQRRIAYETLEIFCPIAHRLGISAIKWEMEDIALRYLNPQQYYRIANLMHKKRAEREEFIDNVISRISEKLDEMGIEADLSGRPKHIYSVYKKMSTKNKQFNEIYDLLAIRIIVDNIKDCYATLGIIHTLWKPMPGRFKDYIAMPKANMYQSLHTTVVGPNGEPTEVQIRTWDMHKTAEYGIAAHWAYKEGTEAAGPENKMPFFREILELQHEAKDASEFVESLKMDFFSDLVFVFTPQGEVIELPAGSVPLDFAYRIHTEVGNRTIGAKVNGRIVPLDHKLKTGDIVEILTSKHSYGPSQDWLKIAQSSHARSKIKQWFKKEKREENVEKGREAIEREFKRAGLEPSQWMSDDKLLEAAKKFAFNDIEDMLSAIGFGGLTAAQVYTRLTEKLRKEQEESGQIELSSEVREVKAQEERKSRPTNGVRVKGIDNLLVRFARCCNPVPGDDIIGYITRGRGVSVHRSDCANIPTSDDGEEAARVIEVEWEEVIEANYSVDIEITGHDRRGLLNEVLQAVSESKTNISAVSGRSDKNKMAMIHMTILIRNIDHLQSVVEKIKRVKDVYTVHRIMQ is encoded by the coding sequence ATGGGCATACAGCGATTACTTGAAAAGGCATCCGCCTATATCAAAGAAGCAGATCTGAACCGCATACGGGAAGCCTATGACTTCGCTGAGCAAGCCCATCACGGCCAAGTGCGGAAGTCCGGGGAACCCTACATTCTTCATCCGCTGGCGGTGGCGGATATTGTTGTCAATATGGGAATGGATGTGCTGTCGATTATTGCAGCTCTGCTTCATGATGTAGTGGAGGATACGACAGTTTCGCTTCAGGAAATAAGCGACCAATTTGGACCGGACTGTGCCATGCTTGTTGATGGCTTAACCAAGCTGGAGCGTATTCGCTTCCAGTCAAAGGAAGAACAGCAGAACGAGAACTATCGCAAGATGTTCATTGCGATGGCTCAGGATATCCGGGTCATCGTCATCAAGCTGGCGGATCGTCTGCATAACATGAGAACCCTCAAGTTTCAGTCAGAGGAGAGCCAGCGCCGGATTGCTTATGAGACGCTTGAGATCTTCTGTCCTATTGCACACCGGCTCGGGATTTCTGCGATTAAGTGGGAAATGGAGGATATTGCGCTCCGCTATTTAAATCCACAGCAGTATTACCGCATCGCCAATCTGATGCATAAGAAACGGGCTGAACGGGAGGAGTTCATTGATAACGTCATCTCCCGGATCTCGGAGAAACTTGATGAGATGGGGATTGAAGCCGACTTATCAGGCCGTCCCAAGCATATTTATAGCGTCTATAAGAAAATGTCGACCAAGAATAAACAGTTCAATGAGATTTACGATCTGCTGGCTATTCGAATTATCGTGGACAATATTAAAGACTGCTACGCCACGCTGGGAATTATTCATACCCTATGGAAGCCGATGCCTGGACGGTTCAAGGATTATATTGCCATGCCGAAGGCCAATATGTATCAGTCCTTACACACTACAGTTGTCGGACCGAATGGGGAGCCTACCGAGGTGCAGATCCGCACATGGGATATGCACAAGACAGCAGAATATGGTATTGCCGCCCACTGGGCCTATAAAGAAGGAACTGAAGCTGCCGGACCTGAGAATAAGATGCCTTTTTTTCGAGAAATTTTGGAGCTGCAGCATGAGGCAAAGGACGCTTCAGAATTTGTTGAATCGCTCAAAATGGACTTCTTCTCGGATCTGGTATTTGTGTTTACCCCGCAAGGTGAAGTCATCGAACTTCCGGCAGGCTCGGTTCCGCTTGATTTTGCTTATCGCATTCATACCGAGGTGGGAAATCGGACGATTGGCGCTAAGGTGAATGGGCGTATTGTTCCTCTGGATCATAAGCTCAAAACTGGCGATATTGTTGAGATTTTAACTTCTAAGCACTCTTATGGGCCGAGCCAGGATTGGCTCAAAATCGCTCAATCGTCCCATGCGCGCAGCAAGATTAAGCAGTGGTTCAAGAAGGAAAAGCGGGAAGAGAACGTGGAGAAGGGCCGCGAAGCCATTGAACGTGAATTTAAGCGGGCAGGCCTAGAGCCTTCCCAGTGGATGTCGGATGATAAGCTGCTTGAAGCCGCTAAGAAATTTGCTTTTAACGATATAGAAGACATGCTCTCTGCAATCGGCTTTGGCGGGTTGACGGCTGCGCAGGTCTACACAAGACTTACCGAGAAGCTGCGTAAGGAGCAGGAAGAATCCGGACAAATTGAGCTGTCCTCTGAAGTGAGGGAGGTTAAGGCTCAAGAAGAGCGTAAGTCCCGACCGACCAATGGAGTAAGAGTGAAGGGCATTGATAATTTGCTTGTGCGCTTCGCCAGATGCTGCAATCCTGTTCCGGGCGATGATATTATCGGATACATTACGCGCGGACGCGGAGTTTCCGTTCATCGCAGCGATTGTGCGAACATTCCGACTTCAGATGATGGGGAAGAAGCAGCACGTGTGATCGAAGTCGAATGGGAAGAGGTTATTGAAGCGAATTACAGTGTAGACATTGAAATCACGGGACATGACCGCCGCGGCCTTCTTAATGAGGTGCTGCAGGCTGTGTCGGAGAGCAAGACGAATATTTCAGCTGTTTCCGGCCGTTCGGATAAGAATAAGATGGCGATGATTCATATGACGATCCTCATTCGGAATATCGACCATTTGCAATCTGTGGTGGAGAAGATTAAACGTGTGAAGGATGTTTATACGGTCCACCGGATAATGCAGTAG
- the recJ gene encoding single-stranded-DNA-specific exonuclease RecJ, which yields MLHAQYRWSLTLPDEAAAAKLADEMHISPLLATLLVTRGWETKEAAEQFLNGTLEQLHDPYLLHGMEPAVQRIKQGLSTGEKIMIYGDYDADGISSTSLMILLMRHLGANFDYYIPHRSKEGYGLHNHALEAAAERGFSLIVTVDTGISAVEQIAYAAQLGIDVIVTDHHEPPAVLPEAYTLINPKLSHCSYPFKGLAGVGVAYKLACALLDGDVPHIWTQLAAIGTVADLMPLSGENRILVQEGLRSMSEQPLAGVKALLELSSSSQITSTTIGFSMAPRINASGRMAHAKQAVQLLITEDADEALRLASELDLLNRERQQTVDDIVTEAVEQLENRLAGGSIPPVIVIAGENWNIGVVGIVASKILEKYYRPTIILGIQPETGICKGSARSIPGFDVYEALTECADLLDHYGGHTAAAGMSLSVNHVEAFTQRLIHHASQTLREEDYVPKLTADLECTLEQISLQTVEQLSRLEPFGMDNALPRFLIRDAELVEYKQMGKDKKHLKLVLQQNGNTIEAVAFGKGDLASLLADRAKIDLVAEASINEWNGSRKPQLMVVDLAVNHLQVYDYRGVIQPLKKMEQLKNELEAAGQRVPGRAALVCRELPNVQQFSQLRELPVWVYDRNADLIQETEEQAATEAPESVTTLFVMQPPETPEQLDMLLSFFVHVERIFLLHPQGIQAERVEWPTREHFKKVYVLLREVASGKQVCEAEIMPRLAQHLRISSKMLAMILDVFEELAFIHRVQGHLTINPAPSKRQLDTSRNFQEMTLMAEMEHYLMFAAVPQLMEWLRSRMQGAS from the coding sequence ATGCTTCATGCCCAATATCGCTGGAGCTTAACCTTACCTGACGAGGCTGCTGCGGCAAAATTGGCTGATGAGATGCATATCTCTCCTCTGCTAGCAACATTGCTGGTTACTCGAGGATGGGAGACCAAAGAGGCAGCAGAGCAGTTCCTAAATGGGACGCTGGAGCAGCTTCACGACCCTTATCTGCTCCATGGAATGGAGCCGGCGGTTCAAAGAATAAAACAGGGGCTTTCTACCGGGGAGAAAATCATGATCTATGGAGATTATGATGCAGATGGGATATCCTCTACCTCTCTAATGATTCTCCTGATGCGGCATCTAGGGGCAAACTTTGATTACTATATTCCCCACCGCTCTAAGGAAGGCTACGGCCTGCATAATCATGCCCTTGAGGCAGCTGCGGAGCGGGGGTTCTCTCTGATTGTTACTGTAGACACCGGAATAAGTGCTGTAGAGCAAATTGCATATGCCGCACAGCTGGGAATTGACGTTATTGTTACAGACCACCATGAACCGCCTGCAGTGCTGCCGGAGGCTTATACACTTATTAATCCCAAGCTATCTCACTGTTCTTATCCTTTCAAAGGATTGGCGGGAGTAGGAGTAGCTTACAAATTGGCATGTGCTCTGCTTGATGGAGATGTGCCGCACATTTGGACACAGCTGGCAGCCATCGGGACTGTAGCCGATTTGATGCCCTTATCCGGCGAGAACCGGATTTTGGTTCAAGAAGGTCTGCGCTCCATGTCCGAGCAGCCTCTGGCGGGAGTTAAAGCGCTTCTAGAGCTGTCCAGCAGTTCCCAGATTACATCGACGACGATTGGATTTAGCATGGCCCCACGGATTAATGCCAGCGGCCGAATGGCTCACGCCAAACAGGCTGTTCAGCTTCTGATCACAGAGGATGCGGATGAGGCCCTGCGGCTGGCTTCAGAGCTGGATTTGTTAAACCGGGAACGGCAGCAGACAGTAGATGATATTGTTACGGAGGCTGTTGAGCAGTTAGAGAACAGACTGGCCGGCGGGAGTATTCCGCCCGTCATTGTAATTGCAGGAGAGAATTGGAACATCGGCGTTGTCGGCATCGTAGCTTCTAAGATTCTGGAGAAATATTATAGACCGACGATTATTCTTGGAATACAGCCAGAGACCGGAATATGTAAGGGGTCTGCTCGTTCGATTCCCGGATTTGACGTGTATGAGGCATTAACCGAGTGTGCGGATTTATTGGATCATTACGGGGGCCATACTGCAGCTGCCGGAATGTCCCTTTCCGTAAATCATGTTGAAGCTTTCACGCAGCGGCTCATTCATCATGCATCTCAAACACTTCGAGAAGAGGATTATGTACCAAAATTGACGGCTGACTTGGAGTGCACACTGGAACAAATCAGCCTTCAAACGGTTGAGCAGCTATCTAGGCTGGAGCCGTTCGGTATGGACAACGCCCTCCCGAGATTTTTGATTCGGGATGCCGAGCTGGTCGAATACAAGCAGATGGGAAAGGACAAGAAGCATCTAAAATTGGTGCTGCAGCAGAACGGAAACACGATTGAAGCTGTAGCTTTCGGCAAAGGAGACCTTGCTTCCCTGCTAGCCGATCGGGCAAAAATTGATCTGGTAGCTGAGGCAAGCATTAATGAATGGAACGGTTCACGCAAGCCTCAGCTGATGGTGGTTGACCTGGCTGTTAATCATCTGCAGGTGTATGATTACCGCGGTGTAATCCAGCCGCTGAAGAAAATGGAACAGCTGAAGAATGAACTGGAGGCAGCAGGGCAGCGTGTTCCAGGACGAGCAGCCCTTGTATGCAGGGAACTTCCGAACGTACAGCAATTTTCCCAATTGCGGGAATTGCCGGTTTGGGTATATGATAGGAACGCTGACCTGATACAAGAGACTGAAGAGCAAGCGGCCACAGAAGCCCCGGAGAGCGTTACGACCTTGTTCGTCATGCAGCCACCGGAGACACCTGAACAGCTGGATATGCTGTTATCCTTTTTTGTTCATGTGGAGCGGATCTTCCTGCTTCATCCACAGGGCATTCAAGCGGAACGGGTAGAATGGCCGACGCGTGAGCATTTTAAGAAGGTATATGTACTTCTCCGTGAAGTAGCTTCCGGTAAGCAAGTGTGTGAGGCGGAGATTATGCCGCGCCTGGCACAGCATCTTCGGATTTCTTCTAAAATGTTGGCAATGATCCTCGATGTGTTCGAAGAACTGGCGTTCATTCACCGAGTACAAGGGCATCTTACTATCAATCCAGCGCCTTCCAAGCGTCAGCTGGACACTTCAAGGAATTTTCAAGAGATGACTTTGATGGCGGAGATGGAGCATTATCTAATGTTTGCGGCCGTACCGCAATTGATGGAATGGCTTCGTTCTCGAATGCAAGGCGCATCATGA
- the secF gene encoding protein translocase subunit SecF, whose product MRFKWNYDFVKASKFFYTFSIILTILGIISLFVFKLNYGVDFRSGSNVDVTIKQGVSKEQVQNILKEAKLDNQDAVITPGSGRVNIRFPEVLTPDKETSLRQAVTKLDKDASMEINTVDTEIAKELERNALIALLVASIGIIIYVTIRFEWRFAVSAIVALLHDAFLVITVFSLFRLEVNLTFIIAVLTIVGYSINDTVVIFDRIRENMRFAKIKSHQDLHDVVNKSISQTMTRSLNTVFTVFIAALCLFIFGSESIRMFSLAMVIGLLFGAYSSIFIASPLWYALRGLGKNKKQSKATS is encoded by the coding sequence GTGCGCTTTAAGTGGAATTATGATTTTGTAAAAGCCAGTAAATTCTTCTATACGTTTTCTATTATTCTAACGATATTAGGTATTATCAGCCTTTTCGTATTCAAGCTGAACTACGGAGTAGACTTCCGCTCAGGCTCAAATGTAGATGTGACTATCAAGCAAGGTGTGAGTAAAGAGCAGGTTCAGAACATTCTCAAAGAGGCGAAACTTGACAATCAGGATGCAGTAATTACTCCAGGTTCGGGTCGGGTTAATATCCGTTTCCCGGAGGTGTTGACTCCTGACAAAGAAACAAGTCTGAGACAAGCAGTCACTAAGCTGGACAAAGATGCTTCGATGGAAATCAACACGGTGGATACTGAGATTGCCAAGGAGCTTGAACGCAATGCATTGATCGCTCTTTTGGTCGCAAGTATTGGTATCATCATTTATGTGACGATTCGGTTTGAATGGCGTTTTGCCGTGTCTGCGATTGTAGCACTGCTCCATGACGCATTCCTTGTTATCACAGTATTCTCTCTCTTCCGTCTTGAAGTGAACTTAACCTTTATCATTGCGGTTCTTACTATCGTCGGCTACTCGATTAATGATACCGTAGTAATCTTTGACCGGATCCGTGAGAATATGCGCTTTGCCAAAATTAAGTCCCATCAAGATTTGCATGATGTGGTGAACAAGAGTATCTCTCAAACGATGACGCGCTCGCTCAATACGGTCTTCACAGTATTTATTGCTGCGCTCTGCTTGTTCATTTTCGGCAGTGAGTCCATTCGGATGTTCTCTCTGGCTATGGTTATCGGCCTCTTGTTCGGTGCTTACTCCTCTATCTTTATTGCAAGCCCATTGTGGTATGCTCTTAGAGGACTGGGTAAGAACAAGAAGCAATCTAAAGCCACTTCATAA
- the dtd gene encoding D-aminoacyl-tRNA deacylase, whose translation MRVVIQRCKEASVTVSGQTIGKIAQGLLLLVGITHEDTEQDLVYVANKLAGLRIFDDEAGVMNLSIQDIGGAILSVSQFTLYADTRKGKRPNYMAAAKPDYAEPLYERFNELLREKGLQVETGQFGADMDVSLTNWGPVTLILESPLQA comes from the coding sequence ATGCGAGTAGTAATCCAGCGCTGCAAAGAGGCCAGTGTGACCGTTTCAGGACAGACCATTGGCAAGATTGCCCAAGGGCTGCTGCTGCTTGTAGGCATTACGCATGAAGACACAGAGCAGGATCTTGTTTATGTGGCCAATAAGCTGGCAGGGCTGCGTATATTTGATGATGAAGCGGGCGTGATGAATTTAAGCATACAGGATATTGGCGGGGCTATTTTGTCGGTGTCTCAATTTACGTTATATGCTGATACCCGCAAGGGGAAGAGACCGAACTATATGGCCGCAGCCAAGCCTGATTATGCAGAGCCGCTATATGAACGCTTTAATGAATTGTTAAGAGAAAAAGGGCTGCAGGTGGAGACCGGACAATTTGGAGCCGATATGGATGTGTCTTTAACGAATTGGGGGCCGGTGACGCTTATTCTAGAAAGCCCTCTTCAGGCGTAA
- the uraA gene encoding uracil permease, with protein sequence MQREIQVNEKVPFGPGIVLSLQHLFAMFGSTVLVPTIFKVDPSMILLMNGIGTLLYILICSGKIPAYLGSSFAFLSPVSSVLLSHPGNGYSLALGAFIVTGFIFILVAIVVKYAGTKWIDIVFPPAAMGAIVAIIGLELVPTAAGMAGLINSDSTKPWTMNYTDVTLALVTLGVTILGAVLFRGFPKIIHILIGIVAGYVLAYFLGELGEASEKIAAAPWFSLPHFTSPSWDMSVILTIVPVALVVIVEHIGHLLVTGKIVGKDLSKDPGLHRSLMGNGISTVLSGFVGSTPNTTYGENIGVMALTKVYSVYVIAGASIFAILLSFLGKFSAIIANIPGPVMGGVSLLLFGVIASSGFRIFVEQKVDFSKAKNMILVTVIFVTGLSGAKLTMGSVELKGMALATIVGIVLSLFFKLIDVLGLSNEKDEQPTPDI encoded by the coding sequence TTGCAGCGCGAAATTCAGGTAAATGAGAAAGTACCCTTTGGCCCCGGCATTGTCCTAAGCCTCCAGCATCTGTTTGCCATGTTCGGCAGCACAGTGCTCGTGCCAACCATCTTCAAGGTGGACCCCTCCATGATTCTCCTCATGAACGGGATCGGGACCTTGCTGTACATCTTGATTTGTTCAGGCAAGATTCCCGCCTATCTTGGCTCCAGCTTTGCCTTTCTGTCGCCAGTCAGCAGCGTGCTCCTGTCTCATCCGGGCAACGGATATTCTTTAGCGCTTGGCGCGTTTATCGTTACCGGATTCATCTTTATCCTTGTGGCCATAGTTGTTAAATATGCAGGAACGAAGTGGATTGATATTGTTTTTCCACCTGCTGCCATGGGGGCAATTGTCGCCATTATCGGTCTGGAGCTTGTACCTACTGCGGCAGGAATGGCCGGATTAATCAACAGTGATTCTACGAAGCCGTGGACCATGAACTACACGGACGTAACCCTTGCTTTAGTAACACTTGGCGTTACAATCCTAGGTGCCGTGCTATTCCGCGGGTTTCCGAAGATTATCCACATTCTGATCGGTATTGTAGCTGGATATGTGCTTGCTTACTTTCTGGGTGAGCTCGGAGAAGCATCCGAGAAAATTGCGGCAGCCCCATGGTTCTCCCTTCCGCATTTCACCTCCCCAAGCTGGGATATGTCTGTCATACTCACCATTGTTCCTGTAGCGCTCGTCGTCATTGTAGAGCACATTGGGCACCTGCTTGTTACAGGGAAAATCGTCGGCAAGGATCTTTCGAAGGACCCTGGACTTCACCGCTCCCTGATGGGGAACGGCATTTCCACTGTATTGTCTGGCTTTGTTGGCTCTACGCCCAACACAACCTACGGGGAGAACATTGGCGTTATGGCATTAACCAAAGTTTATTCCGTTTACGTGATTGCCGGGGCTTCCATCTTCGCCATATTGCTGTCCTTCCTTGGAAAGTTCTCAGCGATCATCGCCAACATTCCGGGTCCGGTCATGGGCGGTGTATCTCTGCTGCTATTCGGCGTTATTGCTTCATCCGGTTTCCGGATCTTTGTTGAACAAAAGGTTGACTTCTCCAAAGCCAAGAATATGATTCTTGTGACTGTCATTTTTGTAACCGGGCTTAGCGGAGCGAAGCTTACAATGGGATCGGTTGAGCTCAAAGGCATGGCTCTTGCCACCATTGTCGGCATCGTGCTCAGCCTGTTCTTCAAGCTTATTGACGTGCTAGGCCTATCCAATGAGAAGGATGAACAACCTACTCCTGACATTTAA
- a CDS encoding adenine phosphoribosyltransferase, with product MDFKDYIRVIPDFPQPGISFKDITTLLNNGEKYRDSINELKKMVSELKIDLIAGPEARGFVVGAPLAYALGVGFVPIRKKGKLPFDTIEVSYDLEYGKDVLAMHSDAVKPGQNVLIADDLLATGGTISTSVDLVRKLGGNVVGTAFLIELAELNGRAKLPGIDVFSLLIY from the coding sequence GTGGATTTCAAAGATTATATTCGAGTGATTCCTGATTTTCCACAGCCAGGTATCAGCTTCAAAGATATCACTACTCTACTAAATAATGGCGAGAAGTACCGCGATTCGATAAATGAACTGAAAAAGATGGTATCAGAGCTTAAAATCGATCTGATTGCCGGTCCCGAGGCTCGCGGCTTCGTCGTTGGTGCGCCTTTGGCTTACGCTCTGGGTGTTGGCTTCGTGCCGATCCGCAAAAAAGGAAAGCTTCCCTTTGATACGATCGAAGTCAGTTATGACTTGGAATACGGAAAAGATGTGCTCGCCATGCATAGTGATGCTGTAAAGCCTGGACAAAATGTGCTGATTGCGGATGACCTTTTGGCAACAGGGGGAACCATCTCAACCTCAGTGGATTTGGTTCGCAAATTGGGCGGGAATGTCGTAGGAACAGCCTTCCTGATTGAGCTTGCAGAGCTGAATGGGCGGGCGAAGCTGCCAGGCATCGACGTATTCTCCCTGCTTATTTATTAA
- the hisS gene encoding histidine--tRNA ligase, translated as MAFQKPTGTQDLLPGVVERWQFVEDKARDICRRFNYREIRTPLFEQTSLFVRGVGETTDIVEKEMYTFEDKSGRSMTLRPEGTAGVVRSYVENKLYGEPDVSKLYYIGPMFRYERPQAGRQRQFHQFGIEALGSVDPAIDAEAISLGYQFCIDLGLKGVKVEVNSVGTPAVRAAYREKLLQFLTPMKDSLCKDCQSRMERNPLRVLDCKVDQDKFTDAPSILDSLDEECETHFNQVKAYLTEMNVDYDVNPRLVRGLDYYTHTAFEYKAAGIGAIDTVGGGGRYNGLVADVGGPDQPGIGLAIGLERIQLILENQEVDVEAYKPIDVYFVALGEAAEKEITKQLYLLRQAGFVAERDYLGRKMKAQMKSADRMQARFTAILGDDELSRGEIALKSMESGEQKTVKLTDLAKELK; from the coding sequence ATGGCTTTTCAAAAACCTACAGGTACTCAGGATTTGCTTCCGGGTGTCGTGGAGAGATGGCAGTTTGTAGAAGATAAAGCGCGGGATATTTGCCGCCGGTTTAATTACAGAGAAATCCGCACACCGCTTTTTGAGCAAACTTCCCTGTTTGTTCGTGGGGTCGGGGAAACTACGGATATTGTCGAGAAGGAAATGTACACCTTTGAAGACAAGAGCGGGCGGAGCATGACCCTTAGACCGGAAGGTACGGCGGGGGTTGTTCGATCTTATGTTGAGAACAAGCTATACGGGGAGCCAGATGTCAGCAAGCTCTATTACATAGGGCCTATGTTCCGTTATGAGCGTCCGCAGGCTGGACGACAGCGGCAATTTCACCAGTTCGGCATTGAGGCCCTAGGTTCTGTCGATCCGGCCATTGATGCCGAGGCTATCTCCCTAGGTTACCAATTCTGTATCGATCTTGGCTTGAAGGGTGTCAAAGTAGAGGTTAACTCGGTAGGCACCCCTGCGGTACGCGCGGCTTATCGCGAGAAGCTGCTTCAGTTCCTGACACCGATGAAGGATAGTCTTTGCAAGGATTGTCAATCGCGTATGGAACGGAATCCGCTGCGTGTACTGGATTGCAAGGTGGATCAAGATAAATTCACGGATGCGCCATCCATCCTGGACAGTTTGGATGAGGAATGTGAGACGCACTTCAATCAGGTGAAGGCGTATCTTACAGAGATGAATGTGGATTATGATGTGAATCCGCGCCTGGTTCGGGGGTTGGATTATTACACGCATACCGCTTTCGAATACAAAGCGGCCGGCATTGGAGCGATTGATACCGTTGGCGGCGGCGGGCGGTATAACGGTCTTGTAGCCGATGTAGGCGGGCCGGATCAGCCCGGGATTGGCCTAGCGATCGGTCTGGAACGTATCCAGTTAATTCTGGAGAACCAAGAAGTTGACGTTGAGGCTTATAAGCCGATTGATGTGTATTTTGTAGCTTTGGGTGAGGCTGCGGAGAAGGAAATTACGAAGCAGCTTTATTTGCTCCGTCAGGCCGGTTTTGTGGCAGAACGCGATTACCTTGGACGCAAAATGAAAGCTCAAATGAAGTCTGCGGACCGCATGCAGGCTCGATTTACAGCGATTCTGGGCGATGACGAGCTGTCTCGTGGCGAGATTGCTTTGAAGTCGATGGAGAGCGGTGAACAGAAGACGGTTAAACTTACGGATTTGGCGAAGGAATTGAAGTAA
- a CDS encoding cation diffusion facilitator family transporter has product MTSRPVASTEPAAWIRTLMNLLLAALKGAAAFMSDSRSLLADAIFSLSEAAESAARSKSSDKAATPRNGSDPSQSSKVIAAVIYSVVLLFGAIHVTVSSVRKLLNDDLAAPSAVAGIIAVLVIGIRLFVFSSDLSKHGPEQGGSRFDAHGRGLLSSCLMTIGVIGAMTGQQFDLSYLLYLDPAAAILGSCVIVWNVYKMLSRSIIISSSLNQCQEDTAPFIETVQRVVGVITVDELYAREMGHYIMIELKISVNPRISVFEANEIANRAKVLLQTRFSHVADVKIRVSPYDPGYPYKSNHEDIPSSEHTTLLQ; this is encoded by the coding sequence ATGACTAGCCGACCTGTCGCTTCCACCGAGCCCGCCGCTTGGATAAGAACGTTAATGAACTTATTGCTGGCTGCCCTTAAAGGCGCAGCCGCGTTTATGTCAGATAGTCGTTCGCTTCTTGCAGATGCTATTTTCTCATTATCCGAAGCTGCAGAGTCAGCTGCCCGCTCGAAGTCATCTGACAAAGCCGCTACACCCCGTAATGGTTCTGATCCATCGCAATCGTCAAAAGTTATAGCTGCTGTGATCTATTCGGTGGTTCTATTATTTGGTGCAATTCATGTGACTGTTAGTTCTGTAAGGAAACTCTTAAATGATGATCTGGCGGCTCCGAGCGCGGTCGCAGGCATTATCGCTGTATTGGTGATCGGAATACGGCTGTTTGTATTCTCAAGCGACTTGTCTAAGCATGGACCGGAGCAAGGAGGGAGCCGCTTTGACGCACATGGACGCGGATTACTTTCTTCCTGTTTGATGACCATTGGGGTGATCGGAGCGATGACAGGCCAGCAGTTTGATCTTTCGTATCTCCTGTATTTAGACCCTGCGGCGGCGATTCTAGGCTCCTGTGTCATAGTATGGAATGTGTACAAGATGTTATCTCGCTCCATAATTATCAGCTCTTCTCTTAATCAGTGTCAGGAGGATACAGCTCCGTTTATAGAGACTGTCCAACGCGTAGTTGGAGTGATTACCGTGGATGAGCTTTACGCTCGGGAAATGGGTCATTACATTATGATCGAGCTGAAAATTAGTGTAAATCCGCGTATATCGGTTTTTGAAGCGAATGAAATTGCAAATCGGGCTAAAGTGTTGCTCCAAACTCGATTCTCTCACGTTGCAGATGTAAAAATCAGGGTATCCCCTTATGATCCAGGCTACCCTTATAAGAGCAATCATGAAGATATACCAAGCAGCGAGCATACGACTTTATTACAATAG
- a CDS encoding type 1 glutamine amidotransferase domain-containing protein: MSKVAFLLANEFEDSEMQVPYDEVKKAGHEAEIIGLKAGETLKGKQGKAEYKADKSIADVKADDYDAVVIPGGSSPENLRQDSSVLDFVKQLNASKKPIAAICHGPQILASAELLKGRTITSYPPLQDDMVNAGADFVDQEVVVDGNFITSRTPKDEPAFVREILNALK, from the coding sequence ATGAGTAAAGTTGCTTTTTTGTTGGCGAATGAGTTTGAAGATTCTGAAATGCAGGTACCTTATGATGAGGTGAAGAAAGCGGGACATGAGGCGGAGATTATCGGGCTAAAAGCTGGAGAGACCTTAAAGGGAAAGCAGGGGAAAGCTGAGTATAAGGCCGATAAATCCATTGCCGATGTAAAAGCCGATGATTATGATGCCGTAGTGATTCCAGGTGGTTCTTCTCCTGAGAACCTGCGCCAAGATTCGAGTGTTCTAGATTTCGTCAAGCAATTGAACGCATCCAAAAAGCCGATTGCCGCCATTTGCCATGGTCCGCAAATTCTGGCCAGTGCTGAGCTTCTGAAGGGGCGTACGATCACTTCCTATCCACCGCTTCAAGATGATATGGTGAATGCCGGTGCAGACTTTGTGGACCAGGAAGTCGTGGTGGACGGGAACTTTATTACTTCTCGCACACCCAAGGACGAGCCAGCCTTTGTGCGTGAAATTCTGAATGCGTTGAAATAA